The DNA region AAGTAAATGGTAAAGATACGGTAAAAGATGCTATGCTTAGAAGTTCAACTATTACTGCGCAAGTAAATGGTTTGATTAAAAATGCTAGTATTATTGATGAAAATTTTAATCAAGGGCTTTATAGAATTAATCTAGAGCTTAAAATTGATGCAGACAAGTGGAAAGAATTATTTGCTTATTAATATTTTTTAGCTTTAAACTTTTTGCCCAAGATGAATTTATTTTTTGGGCAGAACTTTCTAGCAAAAATTTTATACTTTTTTATCAAAAACAAAATCTATCCTTAGCGATGACAAAGAGTGAAGATATTACAACACAATGGGTTTGTGAAATTGCTTATAGTGATATGGATTTAAAAAACCTACCGCGTACTTCTTTAGGTATGATTGATGATTTAATGCCAAAAACTATTAAATTTAATTTTTTAAATTCTCATATAGATGAACTTAGCGATTGTTTTATAAGTGCTAAAATTAGTGTTAAAGATATTATAAATGCTAATTTATTGCAGGCCCAAAGTGAAACTTATGTTAAAATTCTACCTTTAAGATTTATAGTTGAATTTGGCGAGCAAGGTGCAATGATTTATTATCTTAAAAAAAGGTAAATTCAAAATTAAGCCCAAATTAGATATGATACTTGAAAATTTTTAAAAGGTTTAGGATGAATTTAGTTATTGTAGAAGATGATATTAATATGCGTAAATCTTTAGAAATTGCTTTATCAGAATATGAA from Campylobacter hepaticus includes:
- the flgQ gene encoding flagellar assembly protein FlgQ — encoded protein: MERIICLLIFFSFKLFAQDEFIFWAELSSKNFILFYQKQNLSLAMTKSEDITTQWVCEIAYSDMDLKNLPRTSLGMIDDLMPKTIKFNFLNSHIDELSDCFISAKISVKDIINANLLQAQSETYVKILPLRFIVEFGEQGAMIYYLKKR